In the Arachis ipaensis cultivar K30076 chromosome B10, Araip1.1, whole genome shotgun sequence genome, one interval contains:
- the LOC110268025 gene encoding uncharacterized protein LOC110268025 isoform X2 yields the protein MIQECLCSLVVDDSDDVSLTAQDFLDSLFFSQHSKALIEHDATEIFIRHLEKLPKMILGNEESLAVLHAQQLLTLIFYSGPHLLVDHLQSPEEVLLILFTTHR from the exons ATGATTCAGGAGTGCTTATGTTCCTTAGTTGTGGATGACTCTGATGATGTGTCTTTAACTGCTCAAGATTTCCTTGATTCGTTATTTTTCTCACAACATTCAAAAGCTCTTATAGAACATGATGCTACAGAGATATTTATCAG GCACCTTGAAAAGCTTCCCAAAATGATCCTTGGAAATGAGGAGTCACTTGCAGTATTACATGCTCAGCAGTTACTAACACTAATATTTTATTCTGGTCCTCATCTGTTGGTGGATCATCTCCAGTCTCCT GAGGAGGTGTTATTGATTTTATTCACAACTCACAGATAA
- the LOC107622643 gene encoding uncharacterized protein LOC107622643 isoform X1, with the protein MEMEEGILDNPAMENDPLRSATFQRLKSLSLQLLQLLQNPHTVTHSHAPITHLLHFLQTSSPSNLQPFFDYTLFPLLLLLDAAIQCRSTQKVDSQEKFTMSDIPNSTLKVSDSVAEGVVNCLQELLRKCCLMSVEQMVVLLKKLTYGALLTPAEASEEFREGIILCFRALLMGLSPCSDVSCSCKQISGMPALSDDLHNDAIHHKCFKSGSESEECLLAFLRSQSASAAVGHWLSLLLKAADTEAARGQKGSARLRIEAFKTLRVLVAKVGSADALAFFLPGVVSQFAKVLHGAKTMISGAAGSMEAIEQAIRGLAEFLMLVLQDDANAFAMDNEVTSNFDSNGLKSSSSLLRELRHLPIKDSIKIKAEEDGSVESREIPCTRSQLQVMESTAPYRENSSFHVNRTKDWVQKTSAHVKKLLSATFPHICIHPSHKLRKGLVDAIKGLLVECCHTLGESRLMFLECLCSLVVDDSDDVSLTAQDFLDSLFFSQHSKALIEHDATEIFIRHLEKLPKMILGNEESLAVLHAQQLLTLIFYSGPHLLVDHLQSPVGAARFLDVFATCLSHNSVFSGSLGTLISTSRSSTMGYLPSITELKSGASFFNYGLPRINSGLYESSKFSLIEENSIQEPLKTPQKNYELPHMPPWFSYVGSPKLYKLLAGILRLVGLSLMADRSEGLLSHVTETLLGYFRKLVSELRLKEYNKESWQLWYDRTGSGQLLRQASTAVCMLNEIIFGLSDQAINGFSRMFHRSTKRGVQPQSYKLDCTFSESLWNMPKDKVIRSYLVDCIGGILHEYLSAEVWNLPLECRVADMDLNVPVEDISLYFFQDVAMLHEVIIDGIGIFNLCLGRDFATSGFLHTSLYLLLENLSSPNFHVKNSADSVLHVVSDMSGYPMVGQLVLENADYVIDSICRQLRHLDLNHRVPNVLASILSYIGVAHKILPLLDEPMHAVSVELEILARHQHPDLTIPFLKAVSEVARASKREACELPPQAESLALHVKSVISTAEETSQDQCEIILFKLNDSRRYRQTVGSIAGSCVTAATPLLASYKQEICLASLDIIEDAMLALAKVEATYKHEREIREATEEMLQSLSLYQLKDSLDATKEGVDENRLLPAMNKIWPFLVTCIQNRNPVAVRRCLCVISKLVQICGGDFFTRRFQTDGRHFWKLLTTSSFQKSYFKEKTPLLLPYRSSTMTSEDSLAETSYIKVQIALLNMIAELCQNKRSAPALQLVLKKVSGLVVGIACSSVIGLRKASLNALHGLASVDPDLAWLLVADIYYTMKKTEIFSPPRPDLPEISEILPLPTSPKEHLYMQYAEQSTGFDIDLASLEVVFQDINSQYQMYR; encoded by the exons ATGGAAATGGAGGAAGGTATTTTAGACAATCCTGCAATGGAAAATGACCCTCTGAGAAGCGCCACGTTCCAACGCTTGAAATCATTGTCCTTGCAACTTCTGCAGCTTTTGCAGAACCCTCACACTGTCACTCACTCCCACGCTCCTATCACTCACCTCCTTCACTTCCTTCAGACTTCTTCTCCCTCCAATTTGCAGCCCTTCTTCGA CTACACTTTGTTTCCATTACTTTTGCTTCTCGATGCAGCAATTCAATGCAGATCTACTCAGAAAGTTGATTCTCAAGAAAAGTTTACTATGTCAGATATTCCAAACTCAACCCTGAAAGTGAGTGATAGTGTGGCTGAAGGTGTAGTTAACTGTTTGCAAGAGCTTCTGAGGAAGTGCTGTTTGATGTCTGTGGAACAG ATGGTTGTGCTATTAAAGAAGTTAACGTATGGGGCCTTGCTTACCCCTGCTGAGGCTTCAGAGGAGTTTCGTGAAGGAATTATTTTGTGTTTCAGGGCACTGCTTATGGGTTTATCTCCCTGTTCTGATGTGTCTTGTTCATGTAAACAAATTTCTGGCATGCCTGCACTTTCAGATGACCTTCATAATGATGCAATCCATCATAAATGTTTCAAATCTGGTTCAGAGTCAGAAGAATGTTTACTTGCATTTCTCCGATCTCAAAGTGCATCAGCTGCTGTTGGACATTGGCTTTCACTTCTTCTCAAA GCTGCCGATACAGAGGCTGCAAGGGGACAAAAGGGCTCTGCAAGACTTCGAATTGAAGCATTCAAAACTCTGCGGGTACTGGTTGCTAAG GTTGGTTCTGCAGATGCATTAGCCTTCTTTTTACCCGGTGTTGTTAGTCAATTTGCTAAAGTCTTGCATGGTGCAAAAACAATGATTAGTGGGGCAGCTGGAAGCATGGAAGCTATTGAGCAAGCGATTAGAGGTTTAGCAGAGTTTCTTATGTTAGTCCTTCAGGATGATGCTAATGCATTTGCCATGGATAATGAAGTGACTTCAAACTTTGATTCAAATGGTCTTAAATCCAGTAGTTCTCTTTTGAGGGAGCTTCGTCATTTGCCAATTAAAGATAGCATTAAGATAAAAGCTGAGGAGGATGGAAGTGTTGAGTCAAGGGAAATCCCTTGCACACGAAGTCAACTTCAAGTAATGGAGAGTACTGCTCCTTACCGGGAGAACTCGTCCTTTCATGTGAATCGAACAAAAGATTGGGTGCAGAAAACATCAGCACATGTAAAAAAGCTGTTGTCTGCAACCTTTCCACAT ATCTGTATTCACCCTTCACATAAGTTGAGAAAAGGACTTGTTGATGCCATAAAAGGACTCTTAGTGGAATGCTGTCACACACTGGGGGAGAGTAGACTGATGTTTTTG GAGTGCTTATGTTCCTTAGTTGTGGATGACTCTGATGATGTGTCTTTAACTGCTCAAGATTTCCTTGATTCGTTATTTTTCTCACAACATTCAAAAGCTCTTATAGAACATGATGCTACAGAGATATTTATCAG GCACCTTGAAAAGCTTCCCAAAATGATCCTTGGAAATGAGGAGTCACTTGCAGTATTACATGCTCAGCAGTTACTAACACTAATATTTTATTCTGGTCCTCATCTGTTGGTGGATCATCTCCAGTCTCCT GTGGGAGCTGCTAGATTCCTAGATGTGTTTGCAACTTGTCTAAGCCATAATTCAGTTTTTTCTGGTTCACTTGGTACACTCATTTCAACAAGTAGATCTTCAACAATGGGATACCTTCCCTCCATTACTGAGTTGAAGTCTGGAGCTAGTTTCTTCAACTATGGACTTCCTCGTATAAATTCTGGTTTATATGAATCCTCGAAGTTTAGCCTTATTGAAGAAAACAGTATacaagaacctctgaaaactccccAGAAGAACTATGAACTTCCTCATATGCCCccttggtttagttatgttggtaGTCCTAAACTATACAAGCTGCTTGCTGGGATTCTCCGACTCGTTGGTTTATCTTTAATGGCAG ATAGAAGTGAAGGGCTTCTGTCACATGTGACTGAGACCCTTCTTGGTTACTTCCGTAAATTGGTTTCTGAGCTCCGTTTGAAAGAGTACAATAAAGAAAGCTGGCAGTTGTGGTATGACAGGACTGGTTCAGGACAGTTATTGCGGCAAGCAAGCACAGCTGTGTGCATGCTCAATGAGATTATATTTGGTCTATCAGATCAAGCAATCAATGGTTTTTCAAGAATGTTCCATAGATCTACTAAAAGAGGAGTCCAGCCTCAGTCTTACAAACTTGATTGTACATTTTCTGAATCTTTGTGGAACATGCCAAAGGATAAAGTCATAAGGAGTTATTTGGTTGATTGCATTGGTGGGATCTTACATGAGTATTTGTCTGCTGAGGTGTGGAATTTACCACTTGAATGCAGAGTAGCTGACATGGACCTTAATGTTCCAGTTGAAGATATTAGTCTATACTTCTTTCAGGATGTTGCTATGCTACATGAG GTTATTATTGACGGAATTGGAATCTTTAATCTCTGCCTTGGAAGAGATTTTGCTACAAGCGGTTTTCTTCATACTTCTCTTTATTTGCTGCTGGAAAATCTCAGTTCTCCAAATTTCCATGTCaaaaattctgcagattctgtcTTGCATGTAGTTTCTGACATGTCTGGCTATCCAATG GTTGGACAGTTAGTTTTGGAAAATGCAGATTACGTGATTGATTCAATATGTCGACAGTTGCGTCATTTGGACCTTAATCATCGTGTTCCAAATGTGCTAGCATCCATACTTTCCTACATTGGAGTGGCTCACAAGATATTGCCTCTACTGGATGAACCG ATGCATGCTGTCTCAGTGGAACTTGAAATACTAGCTAGACATCAGCATCCTGATTTAACAATTCCATTCTTGAAG GCTGTAAGTGAAGTTGCCAGGGCTTCAAAACGTGAAGCTTGTGAATTGCCCCCACAGGCAGAGTCACTTGCCTTACATGTCAAGTCTGTAATCTCAACTGCAGAAGAAACCTCACAAG ATCAGTGCGAGATAATCTTATTCAAGTTAAATGATTCTAGAAGATATAGACAAACAGTTGGTTCTATTGCTGGTTCATGTGTTACTGCTGCAACCCCTCTTCTGGCTTCATACAAGCAAGAGATATGTTTGGCTTCCCTGGATATAATTGAG GATGCCATGTTAGCATTAGCAAAAGTTGAAGCAACATATAAACATGAAAGAGAAATTAGAGAAGCAACAGAAGAAATGCTACAATCACTATCGTTGTATCAGTTGAAGGATTCTTTGGACGCTACTAAAGAAGGTGTTGATGAAAATAGGCTGCTACCAGCAATGAATAAAATATGGCCATTCCTGGTAACTTGTATTCAGAACAGGAACCCAGTG GCTGTCAGAAGATGTTTGTGTGTTATCAGCAAGCTGGTGCAAATCTGTGGAGGAGATTTCTTCACACGACGTTTCCAAACTGATGGGAGGCACTTTTGGAAACTTCTTACCACATCCTCATTTCAGAAGTCCTATTTCAAGGAAAAGACCCCTTTACTACTTCCTTATAGAAGCAGTACCATGACTTCAGAGGATTCACTGGCTGAGACTTCCTATATCAAGGTTCAGATTGCACTGCTTAACATGATTGCAGAATTGTGCCAAAATAAGAGAAGCGCCCCAGCATTACAACTTGTTCTAAAGAAAGTAAGCGGTCTAGTTGTAGGGATAGCTTGTAGCAGCGTTATTGGACTCCGCAAGGCTTCTCTGAATGCCCTCCATGGGCTTGCATCTGTTGATCCTGATCTGGCGTGGCTTCTCGTAGCTGATATCTACTACACTATGAAGAAGACAGAAATATTTTCTCCACCTAGACCAGATTTACCTGAGATATCTGAAATTCTCCCCCTTCCTACTTCTCCTAAAGAGCATCtatatatgcagtatgcagagCAGAGTACTGGTTTTGACATAGATTTAGCCTCTTTGGAGGTTGTTTTCCAAGACATTAATTCTCAATATCAAATGTACAGGTGA
- the LOC107622643 gene encoding uncharacterized protein LOC107622643 isoform X2, with protein sequence MSDIPNSTLKVSDSVAEGVVNCLQELLRKCCLMSVEQMVVLLKKLTYGALLTPAEASEEFREGIILCFRALLMGLSPCSDVSCSCKQISGMPALSDDLHNDAIHHKCFKSGSESEECLLAFLRSQSASAAVGHWLSLLLKAADTEAARGQKGSARLRIEAFKTLRVLVAKVGSADALAFFLPGVVSQFAKVLHGAKTMISGAAGSMEAIEQAIRGLAEFLMLVLQDDANAFAMDNEVTSNFDSNGLKSSSSLLRELRHLPIKDSIKIKAEEDGSVESREIPCTRSQLQVMESTAPYRENSSFHVNRTKDWVQKTSAHVKKLLSATFPHICIHPSHKLRKGLVDAIKGLLVECCHTLGESRLMFLECLCSLVVDDSDDVSLTAQDFLDSLFFSQHSKALIEHDATEIFIRHLEKLPKMILGNEESLAVLHAQQLLTLIFYSGPHLLVDHLQSPVGAARFLDVFATCLSHNSVFSGSLGTLISTSRSSTMGYLPSITELKSGASFFNYGLPRINSGLYESSKFSLIEENSIQEPLKTPQKNYELPHMPPWFSYVGSPKLYKLLAGILRLVGLSLMADRSEGLLSHVTETLLGYFRKLVSELRLKEYNKESWQLWYDRTGSGQLLRQASTAVCMLNEIIFGLSDQAINGFSRMFHRSTKRGVQPQSYKLDCTFSESLWNMPKDKVIRSYLVDCIGGILHEYLSAEVWNLPLECRVADMDLNVPVEDISLYFFQDVAMLHEVIIDGIGIFNLCLGRDFATSGFLHTSLYLLLENLSSPNFHVKNSADSVLHVVSDMSGYPMVGQLVLENADYVIDSICRQLRHLDLNHRVPNVLASILSYIGVAHKILPLLDEPMHAVSVELEILARHQHPDLTIPFLKAVSEVARASKREACELPPQAESLALHVKSVISTAEETSQDQCEIILFKLNDSRRYRQTVGSIAGSCVTAATPLLASYKQEICLASLDIIEDAMLALAKVEATYKHEREIREATEEMLQSLSLYQLKDSLDATKEGVDENRLLPAMNKIWPFLVTCIQNRNPVAVRRCLCVISKLVQICGGDFFTRRFQTDGRHFWKLLTTSSFQKSYFKEKTPLLLPYRSSTMTSEDSLAETSYIKVQIALLNMIAELCQNKRSAPALQLVLKKVSGLVVGIACSSVIGLRKASLNALHGLASVDPDLAWLLVADIYYTMKKTEIFSPPRPDLPEISEILPLPTSPKEHLYMQYAEQSTGFDIDLASLEVVFQDINSQYQMYR encoded by the exons ATGTCAGATATTCCAAACTCAACCCTGAAAGTGAGTGATAGTGTGGCTGAAGGTGTAGTTAACTGTTTGCAAGAGCTTCTGAGGAAGTGCTGTTTGATGTCTGTGGAACAG ATGGTTGTGCTATTAAAGAAGTTAACGTATGGGGCCTTGCTTACCCCTGCTGAGGCTTCAGAGGAGTTTCGTGAAGGAATTATTTTGTGTTTCAGGGCACTGCTTATGGGTTTATCTCCCTGTTCTGATGTGTCTTGTTCATGTAAACAAATTTCTGGCATGCCTGCACTTTCAGATGACCTTCATAATGATGCAATCCATCATAAATGTTTCAAATCTGGTTCAGAGTCAGAAGAATGTTTACTTGCATTTCTCCGATCTCAAAGTGCATCAGCTGCTGTTGGACATTGGCTTTCACTTCTTCTCAAA GCTGCCGATACAGAGGCTGCAAGGGGACAAAAGGGCTCTGCAAGACTTCGAATTGAAGCATTCAAAACTCTGCGGGTACTGGTTGCTAAG GTTGGTTCTGCAGATGCATTAGCCTTCTTTTTACCCGGTGTTGTTAGTCAATTTGCTAAAGTCTTGCATGGTGCAAAAACAATGATTAGTGGGGCAGCTGGAAGCATGGAAGCTATTGAGCAAGCGATTAGAGGTTTAGCAGAGTTTCTTATGTTAGTCCTTCAGGATGATGCTAATGCATTTGCCATGGATAATGAAGTGACTTCAAACTTTGATTCAAATGGTCTTAAATCCAGTAGTTCTCTTTTGAGGGAGCTTCGTCATTTGCCAATTAAAGATAGCATTAAGATAAAAGCTGAGGAGGATGGAAGTGTTGAGTCAAGGGAAATCCCTTGCACACGAAGTCAACTTCAAGTAATGGAGAGTACTGCTCCTTACCGGGAGAACTCGTCCTTTCATGTGAATCGAACAAAAGATTGGGTGCAGAAAACATCAGCACATGTAAAAAAGCTGTTGTCTGCAACCTTTCCACAT ATCTGTATTCACCCTTCACATAAGTTGAGAAAAGGACTTGTTGATGCCATAAAAGGACTCTTAGTGGAATGCTGTCACACACTGGGGGAGAGTAGACTGATGTTTTTG GAGTGCTTATGTTCCTTAGTTGTGGATGACTCTGATGATGTGTCTTTAACTGCTCAAGATTTCCTTGATTCGTTATTTTTCTCACAACATTCAAAAGCTCTTATAGAACATGATGCTACAGAGATATTTATCAG GCACCTTGAAAAGCTTCCCAAAATGATCCTTGGAAATGAGGAGTCACTTGCAGTATTACATGCTCAGCAGTTACTAACACTAATATTTTATTCTGGTCCTCATCTGTTGGTGGATCATCTCCAGTCTCCT GTGGGAGCTGCTAGATTCCTAGATGTGTTTGCAACTTGTCTAAGCCATAATTCAGTTTTTTCTGGTTCACTTGGTACACTCATTTCAACAAGTAGATCTTCAACAATGGGATACCTTCCCTCCATTACTGAGTTGAAGTCTGGAGCTAGTTTCTTCAACTATGGACTTCCTCGTATAAATTCTGGTTTATATGAATCCTCGAAGTTTAGCCTTATTGAAGAAAACAGTATacaagaacctctgaaaactccccAGAAGAACTATGAACTTCCTCATATGCCCccttggtttagttatgttggtaGTCCTAAACTATACAAGCTGCTTGCTGGGATTCTCCGACTCGTTGGTTTATCTTTAATGGCAG ATAGAAGTGAAGGGCTTCTGTCACATGTGACTGAGACCCTTCTTGGTTACTTCCGTAAATTGGTTTCTGAGCTCCGTTTGAAAGAGTACAATAAAGAAAGCTGGCAGTTGTGGTATGACAGGACTGGTTCAGGACAGTTATTGCGGCAAGCAAGCACAGCTGTGTGCATGCTCAATGAGATTATATTTGGTCTATCAGATCAAGCAATCAATGGTTTTTCAAGAATGTTCCATAGATCTACTAAAAGAGGAGTCCAGCCTCAGTCTTACAAACTTGATTGTACATTTTCTGAATCTTTGTGGAACATGCCAAAGGATAAAGTCATAAGGAGTTATTTGGTTGATTGCATTGGTGGGATCTTACATGAGTATTTGTCTGCTGAGGTGTGGAATTTACCACTTGAATGCAGAGTAGCTGACATGGACCTTAATGTTCCAGTTGAAGATATTAGTCTATACTTCTTTCAGGATGTTGCTATGCTACATGAG GTTATTATTGACGGAATTGGAATCTTTAATCTCTGCCTTGGAAGAGATTTTGCTACAAGCGGTTTTCTTCATACTTCTCTTTATTTGCTGCTGGAAAATCTCAGTTCTCCAAATTTCCATGTCaaaaattctgcagattctgtcTTGCATGTAGTTTCTGACATGTCTGGCTATCCAATG GTTGGACAGTTAGTTTTGGAAAATGCAGATTACGTGATTGATTCAATATGTCGACAGTTGCGTCATTTGGACCTTAATCATCGTGTTCCAAATGTGCTAGCATCCATACTTTCCTACATTGGAGTGGCTCACAAGATATTGCCTCTACTGGATGAACCG ATGCATGCTGTCTCAGTGGAACTTGAAATACTAGCTAGACATCAGCATCCTGATTTAACAATTCCATTCTTGAAG GCTGTAAGTGAAGTTGCCAGGGCTTCAAAACGTGAAGCTTGTGAATTGCCCCCACAGGCAGAGTCACTTGCCTTACATGTCAAGTCTGTAATCTCAACTGCAGAAGAAACCTCACAAG ATCAGTGCGAGATAATCTTATTCAAGTTAAATGATTCTAGAAGATATAGACAAACAGTTGGTTCTATTGCTGGTTCATGTGTTACTGCTGCAACCCCTCTTCTGGCTTCATACAAGCAAGAGATATGTTTGGCTTCCCTGGATATAATTGAG GATGCCATGTTAGCATTAGCAAAAGTTGAAGCAACATATAAACATGAAAGAGAAATTAGAGAAGCAACAGAAGAAATGCTACAATCACTATCGTTGTATCAGTTGAAGGATTCTTTGGACGCTACTAAAGAAGGTGTTGATGAAAATAGGCTGCTACCAGCAATGAATAAAATATGGCCATTCCTGGTAACTTGTATTCAGAACAGGAACCCAGTG GCTGTCAGAAGATGTTTGTGTGTTATCAGCAAGCTGGTGCAAATCTGTGGAGGAGATTTCTTCACACGACGTTTCCAAACTGATGGGAGGCACTTTTGGAAACTTCTTACCACATCCTCATTTCAGAAGTCCTATTTCAAGGAAAAGACCCCTTTACTACTTCCTTATAGAAGCAGTACCATGACTTCAGAGGATTCACTGGCTGAGACTTCCTATATCAAGGTTCAGATTGCACTGCTTAACATGATTGCAGAATTGTGCCAAAATAAGAGAAGCGCCCCAGCATTACAACTTGTTCTAAAGAAAGTAAGCGGTCTAGTTGTAGGGATAGCTTGTAGCAGCGTTATTGGACTCCGCAAGGCTTCTCTGAATGCCCTCCATGGGCTTGCATCTGTTGATCCTGATCTGGCGTGGCTTCTCGTAGCTGATATCTACTACACTATGAAGAAGACAGAAATATTTTCTCCACCTAGACCAGATTTACCTGAGATATCTGAAATTCTCCCCCTTCCTACTTCTCCTAAAGAGCATCtatatatgcagtatgcagagCAGAGTACTGGTTTTGACATAGATTTAGCCTCTTTGGAGGTTGTTTTCCAAGACATTAATTCTCAATATCAAATGTACAGGTGA
- the LOC110268025 gene encoding uncharacterized protein LOC110268025 isoform X1 codes for MIQECLCSLVVDDSDDVSLTAQDFLDSLFFSQHSKALIEHDATEIFIRHLEKLPKMILGNEESLAVLHAQQLLTLIFYSGPHLLVDHLQSPSGGGVIDFIHNSQINTQKRIVYWEHKSLTLKVLKGVRLPRIPLACVWLWVCLPKTQTR; via the exons ATGATTCAGGAGTGCTTATGTTCCTTAGTTGTGGATGACTCTGATGATGTGTCTTTAACTGCTCAAGATTTCCTTGATTCGTTATTTTTCTCACAACATTCAAAAGCTCTTATAGAACATGATGCTACAGAGATATTTATCAG GCACCTTGAAAAGCTTCCCAAAATGATCCTTGGAAATGAGGAGTCACTTGCAGTATTACATGCTCAGCAGTTACTAACACTAATATTTTATTCTGGTCCTCATCTGTTGGTGGATCATCTCCAGTCTCCT TCAGGAGGAGGTGTTATTGATTTTATTCACAACTCACAGATAAACACGCAAAAGAGAATTGTTTATTGGGAGCATAAATCCTTGACTTTGAAAGTACTCAAAGGAGTAAGGCTCCCCAGGATACCTTTAGCGTGCGTTTGGTTGTGGGTGTGTCTACCCAAGACACAGACACGGTAG